Below is a window of Staphylococcus succinus DNA.
TTTATTACGTAAAAACTTCTCATTAGCGATGCCCTACTTAATTGACGAAGGTTTTAGTAAAACTGGTTTAGGTGTCGCTTTATCTGCTATATCGATTGCCTATGGTATCAGTAAGTTTGTAATGGGAACAGTAAGTGACCGGAGTAACGCCCGTATATTTTTAACATTAGGCTTAATTTTAACGGCTATCGTTAATTTATTATTAGGTTTTATTCCTGTACTTACATCGAGCATTTTCATTATGTTTGTGATGATGTTTTTAAATGGATGGTTTCAAGGTATGGGATGGCCTCCTTCTGGACGTGTCCTCGTACATTGGTATAGTGTGAGCGAACGTGGTAGTAAGACTGCAATTTGGAATGTAGCACACAATGTAGGCGGCGGTTTAATGGCACCACTAGCGCTCGTTGGTGTAACGCTAATTAGCACTTGGTCTTTTGGTTATTTAAAAGGATTTGAAGGTACTTTTATTCTTCCAGCCATTGTGGCAATAATTATTGCACTAATTTCCTATAGTTTGATTAGAGACACACCTCAATCAGAGGGTTTACCTCCAATTGAAGCATATAAAGATGATTATGATACAAATTCAAAACATACCATTGAAACTGAATTGACTACAAAAGAAATTCTTTTTAAGTATGTGTTAAATAATAAATGGGTATGGGCCATTGCGATTGCCAATATATTTGTATATTTTGTACGTTATGGCGTTCTAGACTGGGCTCCTACCTATTTAAGTGAAGAAAAGGACTTTAATTTAAAAGCATCAGGTTGGGCTTACTTCCTATATGAATGGGCAGGTATACCTGGTACATTATTGTGCGGTTACATTTCTGATAAAGTATTTAAAGGTCGTCGAGGCCCTGCCGGCTTTATATTTATGCTCGGTGTTACAATTGCGGTTATCGTTTATTGGTTAAATCCAGCTGGTAATCCATTAATTGATAACATTGCGCTCATTTCCATCGGGTTTTTAATTTATGGACCAGTCATGTTAATTGGCTTACAAGCCTTAGATTATGTTCCGAAAAAAGCAGCTGGAACTGCAGCTGGCTTAACAGGTTTATTTGGTTATTTAGGAGGCGCAGTAATGGCTAATATCATTATGGGACTCTTAGTGGATCATTTAGGTTGGGATGCTGGTTTCTTACTCCTTACAATTATTAGTATATTAGCAATGTTAAGTTTCACATTAACGTGGCACAAACGTGGACAATCAAGTATTTAAAGAATAGCAATGGTTAAAAGCTCTATATTTTTATTCTTGGCACAATTGTTGAATATCTGATTGTACCAATCATAGCATTTATATAAGATAACCCCCTCACTTCAAACGATTGTGAGGGGGTTATACTATACACTTCTGTAAGCCTATTATTTTTATAAGATTCAAAGTGCAAATAATATTCACACAGCATACCACACTATTTTTCTTGTATGTTCTCTAATAGTAATGGTAATTCTGTTATATCATTCAATACGTAATGAGCCCCATGAGCTAAGAATTTTTGTTTTGCCTCCTCTATAATTTTTTTCTTGTCATCATTATTCAAATTAATCCATTCACTTTCGCTTAGCCCAATAATCGAGCTACCTTTAATAACGCCTACAGCTATAACTCCACTATTAAGCGCCTCTTTTATATCAGACAATGTGTCACCTACTTTAATTACTTCATGAACTGATTGTAATTCGAGTTGACGCATATTTTCAAAAACTAAGGCTATCAAATATGAGCCTTTTAAATTATGTTATCTTCCCTCTCATCATTCCTCACCTTAGCTACTAACTTAGCGCGAGAAAAGGCTATTTTATACATGTTTTAGCTTATGAGAAGTAAATATTAACATTTTACAATAACAAACTGGTACCAAGTAAAAAACAAACTGGTTCTTTACTTTTTATATTTGTTAAACTAGCATTTATGAAAGCGCATTCAAAAGCATTTAAAATTAAAGGAGTGGATTTATATGTTTAAGCCAAAAGATTCATCTATGTCGCCAAGATTTGTTGGACCAAGAACTTTTATGAGATTACCATTGGAAAACGCTTTAGAGAACGTAGATTTTTTAATTATGGGTGTACCATTTGATACTGCTGCTTCAAATAGAACTGGTCAAAGATATGGCCCTCAAAGTATACGAGATTTTTCAGTTTTATTGAGACCGTATAATCCAGATCAAGATATAAATATTTTCGATTATTGTTCAGGTATAGATTACGGGGACGTCGATGTTATACCAGGTAATGTGTTGAAAACTTATGATAAAATCACTGAAAAATTAGCACCTATTTTAAACAAAGGGATTATTCCTATTATGATGGGAGGAGACCACTCAATAACATTAGGCCATCTACGTGCTTTCGCCAAAAAATATGGTCCTGTATCACTTGTTCATTTTGATTCTCATAGCGATACCTGGGAAGATTATTTTGGTGAAAAATATGTTCATGGAACGCCATTTAGAAGAGCGGTAGAAGAAGGGTTAGTTGATACAAAAAAATCAATTCAAGTCGGTATTAGAGGACCATTATATGGACCTGAAGATATACAAAATGCAAGAGATTTAGGATATCAAGTCATTCCAATGAGAGAAGCACGTGAACTAGGTATTGAAAACGTAATAGATAAAATCCACAAACGAGTGGGAGACAACCCAGTTTTCGTTTCCTTCGATATTGATTTTTTAGATCCTGCGTATGCTCCAGGAACTGGAACACCAGAAGTTGGAGGACCAACAAGCTTTGAAGCATTAGAATATGTAAGGAAACTTGATGGTCTAAATATTAAAGGATTCGATTTAGTAGAAGTATTGCCAACATATGATTCTAATGAAATAACAGCTGTAGCTGCATCTTCAGTCATATTTGAAATGGTAACATTAATAGCATTAGCAAAACGGAGAAGTGAAAACCAATAAATTTATTTTATATTAAAGAAAGTTGGTAAAGCTTATGACGAATATAGACTTTATAATATTTGCAGTATATTTTTTCGTGTTGATATCAATTGGTGTTTTAGGTGTAGTGAAAGCGAAGTCTTCAAAGAAATATATGCTTGCTGATAGTAACTTAGGTGTGTTTATGTTATTTGGTTGTTTGACAGCTGT
It encodes the following:
- the speB gene encoding agmatinase, with protein sequence MFKPKDSSMSPRFVGPRTFMRLPLENALENVDFLIMGVPFDTAASNRTGQRYGPQSIRDFSVLLRPYNPDQDINIFDYCSGIDYGDVDVIPGNVLKTYDKITEKLAPILNKGIIPIMMGGDHSITLGHLRAFAKKYGPVSLVHFDSHSDTWEDYFGEKYVHGTPFRRAVEEGLVDTKKSIQVGIRGPLYGPEDIQNARDLGYQVIPMREARELGIENVIDKIHKRVGDNPVFVSFDIDFLDPAYAPGTGTPEVGGPTSFEALEYVRKLDGLNIKGFDLVEVLPTYDSNEITAVAASSVIFEMVTLIALAKRRSENQ
- the glpT gene encoding glycerol-3-phosphate transporter; the protein is MFNFLKPAKHIKSLPSEKVDDTYKRLRLQVFLGIFLGYAGYYLLRKNFSLAMPYLIDEGFSKTGLGVALSAISIAYGISKFVMGTVSDRSNARIFLTLGLILTAIVNLLLGFIPVLTSSIFIMFVMMFLNGWFQGMGWPPSGRVLVHWYSVSERGSKTAIWNVAHNVGGGLMAPLALVGVTLISTWSFGYLKGFEGTFILPAIVAIIIALISYSLIRDTPQSEGLPPIEAYKDDYDTNSKHTIETELTTKEILFKYVLNNKWVWAIAIANIFVYFVRYGVLDWAPTYLSEEKDFNLKASGWAYFLYEWAGIPGTLLCGYISDKVFKGRRGPAGFIFMLGVTIAVIVYWLNPAGNPLIDNIALISIGFLIYGPVMLIGLQALDYVPKKAAGTAAGLTGLFGYLGGAVMANIIMGLLVDHLGWDAGFLLLTIISILAMLSFTLTWHKRGQSSI